Proteins from one Puntigrus tetrazona isolate hp1 unplaced genomic scaffold, ASM1883169v1 S000000746, whole genome shotgun sequence genomic window:
- the LOC122335278 gene encoding glycosylated lysosomal membrane protein: MSMVKAYLIFSVLFVVFGTPLGFLGNGDTFRREVSVELNPGLTPPSVLPRGVALVHVRGLGLNDTLHFLLCNSEAPALLMVHTNSTRSAVQVDWPAFLNHSSSSSLRVEPESSVQYRSALVFTRVWEYDDVNNTADPQKTAESSFYPPYELEKFIWSELSVTANQTEPTVKMCGGETSESFLNGSLCLQFSAFESEGRDKPWPSLRHNANSSQLRVWLDGVTPRGNNSRFALELQSVGDSGSEGRVDVRSSIDDEYTPSIFKVSQWVSSPVNSSSVSGYNQWKPVAYRKPQPVFEDATACKHSALVSVNRIPRSGLVQAYFPERSETSGLNISFGIAKDPVFYSDTKYISWTVLVGLGEPPVDSFSPLIIVIMTVGLGTPLAIILVGGVFVWIRKRMSHSSGYEPIRNTDH; the protein is encoded by the exons ATGTCGATGGTTAAAgcgtatttaatattttccgtGCTGTTTGTCGTGTTTGGTACTCCTCTCGGATTTCTGGGAAATGGAGACACGTTTCGACGGGAG GTGTCCGTGGAGCTGAATCCGGGTCTGACTCCTCCGTCCGTTCTTCCTCGCGGAGTGGCTCTGGTTCACGTGCGAGGTCTGGGGCTCAACGACACGCTTCACTTCCTGCTGTGTAACTCTGAAGCTCCGGCTCTGCTGATGGTTCACACGAACAGCACTCGGTCTGCTGTACAGGTGGACTGGCCTGCGTTTCTCAACCACAGTTCATCCAGCAGCCTGAGGGTGGAGCCGGAGAGCAGTGTTCAGTACAGAAGCGCTCTAGTGTTCACCCGA GTGTGGGAGTACGATGACGTGAATAACACGGCCGACCCGCAGAAGACGGCAGAGTCCAGCTTCTATCCTCCGTACGAGCTGGAGAAGTTCATCTGGAGCGAGCTGAGCGTCACTGCGAACCAGACGGAGCCTACGGTGAAGATGTGTGGAGGAGAGACATCGGAGAGCTTCCTGAACGGCTCCCTCTGTCTGCAG TTCTCAGCGTTTGAGTCGGAGGGTCGTGATAAACCCTGGCCGAGTCTTCGTCATAACGCCAACTCCTCTCAGCTGCGAGTGTGGCTTGACGGCGTGACGCCGCGAGGAAACAACTCTAGATTCGCCCTGGAGCTTCAGTCTGTAGGAGACTCGGGGTCCGAGGGACGAGTGGACGTCCGCAGCTCTATAGACGACGAGTACACTCCCTCCATCTTCAAG GTGTCTCAGTGGGTGTCGTCTCCGGTGAACAGCAGCAGTGTTTCAGGTTATAATCAGTGGAAGCCCGTGGCGTATCGTAAGCCTCAGCCGGTGTTTGAGGACGCTACCGCCTGTAAACACTCAGCGCTGGTGTCCGTGAACCGCATCCCTCGGTCCGGTCTGGTCCAGGCCTATTTCCCTGAGCGGTCTGAGACGTCCGGCCTGAACATCAGCTTCGGCATCGCTAAAGACCCCGTGTTTTACAGCGACACCAAATACATCAGCTG GACTGTTTTAGTGGGTCTGGGCGAGCCTCCGGTCGACTCGTTCTCCCCGTTAATCATCGTCATCATGACCGTTGGACTCGGCACTCCTCTGGCCATCATCCTCGTGGGTGGAGTGTTTGTTTGGATCCGTAAGAGGATGTCGCACTCGTCCGGCTACGAGCCAATCAGAAACACGGACCATTAG
- the tmem79a gene encoding transmembrane protein 79, which yields MKPPEEIGALSRSDGGLLVERDAPAEEEEDDGDDGRRLQDSWGPEEAVQAFTPNVMIVTPTGREDVQKEIQSEKVPLCVQNFHADPPERFHPPWIDQIDKPGDSACVEVVRLIVCVTAAAVIFPLLTWAGYKLLPFDAPPIESPALRLIYTLRCAFFASIPIVLGVLVQGVSRLRFRTLKPLFEGTWENREVIVHSHYVRDSMTLHLLYFLQLAVMATYTQQETLKLVPLLTIIFVFGRLIYWVCVVLDSSVRALGFALSFLPLLVLLAANLYFIGSVSGQEAVFHVTPPTTAPPPKQRWWG from the exons ATGAAACCTCCGGAGGAGATAGGAGCCCTCAGCAGGAGTGATGGAGGTCTGCTGGTGGAGCGAGACGCGccggcggaggaggaggaggacgatgGAGACGATGGCAGACGGCTCCAGGACTCCTGGGGGCCAGAGGAGGCCGTGCAGGCGTTCACCCCGAACGTGATGATCGTGACGCCGACGGGACGCGAGGACGTCCAGAAGGAGATCCAGAGCGAGAAGGTTCCTCTGTGTGTGCAGAACTTCCACGCAGACCCTCCAGAGCGCTTCCACCCGCCGTGGATCGACCAGATCGACAAACCTGGAG ACAGCGCTTGCGTGGAGGTTGTGCGTCTGATCGTTTGCGTCACGGCCGCGGCGGTGATTTTCCCGTTACTGACGTGGGCCGGATACAAGCTCCTCCCCTTCGATGCCCCGCCCATCGAAAGCCCCGCCCTCAGACTGATCTACACGCTGCGCTGCGCCTTCTTCGCCAGCATCCCCATCGTGCTcg GTGTGCTGGTTCAGGGCGTGTCCCGCCTGAGGTTCCGGACGCTGAAGCCTCTGTTCGAGGGAACGTGGGAGAATCGCGAAGTAATCGTCCACAGCCATTACGTACGAGACTCGATGACCCTGCACCTGCTCTACTTCCTGCAGCTCGCCGTCATGGCGACATACACCCAACAGGAAACGCTCAAACTGGTGCCGCTCCTCACCATCATCTTCGTCTTCGGCAG ACTGATCTACTGGGTGTGTGTCGTGTTGGACAGCAGCGTCCGAGCGCTCGGCTTCGCTCTCTCCTTCCTGCCTCTGCTCGTTCTGCTGGCCGCTAATCTTTATTTCATTGGCTCGGTGAGCGGACAGGAGGCGGTGTTTCACGTGACCCCGCCCACTACAGCTCCGCCCCCAAAACAGAGGTGGTGGGGCTAA